From the genome of Paracidovorax avenae:
CATCCACACCACGCGCGACTGGATCGTGCGCAACAGCCCGGTGCCCATCGGCACCGTGCCCATCTACCAGGCGCTGGAGAAGGTGGGCGGCATCGCCGAAGACCTGACCTGGGAGATCTTCCGCGACACGCTCATCGAGCAGGCCGAGCAGGGCGTGGACTACTTCACCATCCATGCGGGCGTGCGGCTGGCCTTCATCCACCTGACGGCTCAGCGGCGCACGGGCATCGTCTCGCGCGGCGGCTCCATCATGGCCAAGTGGTGCATGGCGCACCACCGCGAGAGCTTCCTCTATGAGCACTTCGAGGACATCTGCGACATCATGAAGCAGTACGACGTCAGCTTCAGCCTGGGCGACGGCCTGCGGCCCGGCTGCGCGTCCGATGCGAACGACGAGGCGCAGTTCGCCGAACTGCGCACGCTGGGCGAACTCACGCAGACCGCCTGGAAGCACGACGTGCAGACCATGATCGAGGGCCCCGGCCACGTGCCCATGCACATGATCCAGGCCAACATGACCGAGCAGCTCAAGACCTGCCACGAGGCTCCGTTCTACACGCTCGGGCCGCTGACCATCGACATCGCCCCGGGCTACGACCACATCGCCAGCGCCATCGGCGCGGCCATGATCGGCTGGATGGGCACGGCCATGCTCTGCTACGTGACGCCCAAGGAGCACCTGGGCCTGCCAGACCGCGACGACGTGAAGCAGGGGATCATCGCGTACAAGATCGCGGCCCATGCGGCCGACGTGGCCAAGGGCCATCCGGGGGCCCGCGCGCGCGACGACGCGCTCAGCCAGGCGCGCTTCGACTTCCGCTGGCAGGACCAGTTCAACCTGGGCCTGGACCCGGAAACCGCGCAGCAGTACCACGACGAGACCCTGCCCAAGGACTCGGCCAAGGTGGCGCACTTCTGCTCGATGTGCGGCCCGAAGTTCTGCTCGATGAAGATCACGCAGGAAGTGCGCGACTTCGCGGCCCGGGGCATGCAGGAAAAGGCCCAGGAGTTCCGCGGCACGGGCGGGGAGCTGTACGTGCCGATCCAGCCGGTGTGATGCCGCCTGTCCGGGCCGGTCGGGACGGTTCAGCCCGCCGTGGCCAGCAGGCGCTGCGGGCGCGGGAGCGGCAGCGCGCTGCGTGCCGGCGGCGCGGCCGGGGCCGGCTCCTGCGCGGGCAGCACGAACTGGCTCACGAGCTGGGCCAGGTCGTGGGTCTGCAGGCGCAGGCTTTCGGTGGCGGCGGCCGATTCCTCCACCAGCGCGGCGTTCTGCTGGGTCATCTCGTCGAGCCGCGTCATGGCGGCGTGGATGGCGGCGATGTCCTCGTTCTGCGATTGCGCATGGCTGCGGATCTCGCCCATCGTGCGGGCCGTGTCCTCGACGGTCGAGACCACGCGGCGCATGGTCTGGCCGGCCTGGCGGGCCAGGCCGGCGCCGTCCTGCACCTGCTGCACCGAGGACTGGATGAGGCCCTTGATTTCGCGCGCGGCTTCGGCCGAGCGGTTGGCCAGGCTGCGCACCTCGGCCGCCACCACCGCGAAGCCGCGGCCCTGCTCGCCGGCCCGCGCCGATTCCACCGCCGCGTTCAGCGCCAGGATATTGGTCTGGAAGGCGATGGAGTCGATCACGCCGGTGATGTCCGCGATGCGGCGCGAACTGGCTGCGATCTGTTCCATGGTCTGTTCCACCTGGCCCACCACCCCGCTGCCTTCGCGCGCGACCTGGGCCGCCTCGGTCGCCAGGGCTTCGGTGCGCTGCGCCGAGTCCGCGGCGCCGGCCACGCGGAGGGTGACATGCTCCAGCGCCGCCGCGGTCTCCTGCAGCCGCGCGGCGGTTTCCTCCGTGCGGCTGGACAGCTCGGCATTGCCGCCGGCGATCTCCGACGAGGCCGAGCGGATCGCCTGGCCCAGGGACTGCATCCGGCGAACGAGCCCGCGCAGCGCCGCCTGCATCACGGCAAGCGATTCGAGCATGTGGCCGGCCTCGTCGCGCCCGTGGCCCTGGATCTCCTGGCGCAGGTCCAGTCCGGCCACGCGGTCCGCCGTGGCGCCGGCCTGGGCGATCGGCCGGGTGATGCTGCGCACCAGCCACAGCGCCAGCAGCGTGCCGGCCGCCAGCGACAGCACGCCGAACGCCAGCAGCGCCCAGCGCCCCGCGGCGCCCAGCCCGGCCACCTCGTCCGCGCCGGCGTCGATGGCCTGGCGCTGCGACTGCGACAGGCCGTCCAGCGAGGCGAGCAGGCGCGTGGCCGCGGGCACGAAGCGTTCGCCGTACACCTTGCGGATGCGTTCCGTGAGGCCGGAATCCCGTGCCGCGATCAGCTCGGCACAGGCCTGGCTGAAATCCCGGCCCGCCGAGCGCACCGCCACGATCCGTTCCGCGTCCTCCGTGCCCTGCAGGCGCTCCGCGAGCTGTGCCAGGAGGCTGTCGTACTGCCGCTGGGTGCGCGCGATGTCGGCCCCCAGGATGTCGCCCACCTCGGGTTCGGAGCTGAGGGCCACGGCCTTGTAGCGCTCCGCATTGATGGCCTGCAGCCGGTGCGCGTCGGCCACCAGCCGTTCCGTGGCGACCCGGCGGTCCACCATGGCGCTGGCAGACGCGCCGATGCGTTGCAGCGCGACAACGCCGATGGCCGAACCGATGCCGTTGAGTGCCAGCACGGCAAGAAAGGCGCCCAGCAGCCGCCGCCCGAGCGCGCCGCGGCGGGCAGGCCGGTCCGGCAGCGCATGGGGCGGGAGGGAAGGCTGGGCGGAGTCGGGAGTGTGGGAGGAGGGAGTCACGCAGGAGACCTGGCAGTGCAGGGAAAGGAGACGGGGCATGCCCGGATTCGGATACTCTGCACCAAGGTTGTGACAGTTTGTTTATATCGCTTGCGACTCGGTCACGCGGCAGGTAACTGCGCCAGTCGTGCTTACCCTGGCGGTGCCACTGTCGTGCCGCCCTATAGTGGGCGCCCCTGCGGCCCACGAGGCGGCAATGGGTGGGCGCGGTTATTGCATGCGCCTTTGTAACGTTTTGTAGAGGATGTCATGAATACTCTGGGACGCCTGTCGATCCGCGCGCGCCTTTACTTCGGCACGATTTTTTCCCTGGTGCTGCTCGTCGTCATCGGAGGGCTGGGATACCTCGCCCTCGACCGCACGCGCGACACGCTGCAGGTGCTCTTTTCCCAGCGGGTGCAGACCCTGACCGACATGGCGGACCTGCGCACGACGCTGGGCACGCTGCGCCGCACCGAGAAGGACATCATCCTCAACTTCAACAACTCGGTCGAGGTGGCTTCCCAGCGCGAAGCCTGGGGCAAGACCCTGGCCGCGCTGCGCAAGAGCCTCACGGCCGTGCGGCAGGTGCAGGCGGGCGACGCGGCCTTCGTGGGCTCCATCGACAAGGCGCTGGCCGAGATCCAGCAGTACGAGGCCGGCATCTCCCCGATCTTCGAGCAGATCGAGCGGGCCCAGCTCGACGGGGCCGGCGGTGCCGCCTATGCCGACCGCCTGAAGGGCCACATGGAGGCCACCGACCAGATCCTCGCGAGCCTGGCCCAGAGCGCACGCGAGAACATGGAGGAAGCGCGGCAGGGGGTGGAGGCGCGCACCGCCACCATGTCCGCGGTGATCGGCGGCGGGCTGGTGCTGGGGCTGGCGGTGCTGATCCCGCTCACCTTCTTCAGCGTGCGCTCCATCACCAGCTCCCTGGCGCAGGCCCGGTTCCTGGCCGAACGCATCGCCAGCGGGGACCTGTCGCATGAAGTCCGGCCCGCCCAGATGGACGAGGTCGGCCAGCTCGTCGTGGCCATGGGCCGCATGCAGGATGCATTGCGCGGACTGGTGCGGCAGGTGCAGGAAGCATCGGGCAACATCTCGACGGCCAGCACGGAGATCGCCTCGGGCAACCACGACCTGAGCCAGCGCACCGAGCAGACCGCCGCCAACCTGGAGGAGACGGCCTCGTCCATGGAAATGCTCGCCGGCACGGTGCAGCAGAGCACCCAGTCCGCACGCCAGGCCAGCGACTTCGCGTCCACCGCGGCCCAGGTGGCGGCCAGGGGCGGCAGCGTGGTCTCGCAGGTCGTGGAGACCATGGGCCAGATCACCGACAGCTCGCGCAAGATCGCCGACATCACCGGCGTGATCGATTCCATCGCCTTCCAGACCAACATCCTGGCGCTGAATGCCGCCGTCGAGGCGGCCCGCGCGGGCGAGCAGGGCCGCGGCTTCGCGGTGGTCGCGGCCGAGGTGCGCACGCTGGCCCAGCGCTCGGCCTCGGCGGCCAAGGAGATCAAGGAGCTCATCGGCTCCTCGGTGGAGCGCGTGGAAAGCGGCTCCCGGCTCGTGAGCCAGGCCGGCACGACGATGACCGAGATCGTGGACAGCGTGCGCCGCGTCTCCGAAATGATCTCGGAGATCACCGCCTCGTCGGCCGAGCAGAGCGACAACATCGGGCAGATCAGCCAGTCCGTGAGCCAGCTCGACCAGATGACCCAGCAGAACGCCGCGCTGGTCGAACAGTCCACGGCCGCATCGGAGTCGCTGCGCGATCAGGCCGTGCAGCTGATCGGTGCCGTGCGCCGCTTCCGCCTCGACGATGACGACGGCGCTGTCGTTGATACCGCCCTGCAGGCACCGCCGCCGCCGCCCGGCAGCGCGCCCCTGGTGCCCCGGTCCCAGGCCGCCGCCCTGCCCGAACCCGTGCGTGGTCCGGTGGCCGGCTTCGTGCGCCACGAACCCGCCGCCTGACCAGGGCCTCCCGACCGGACCGGGGTTGCGGTTTTCCCCGGCCGGGGCGGGCCGGTCATGGTGGTAGGCTGCGGCTTTTGCCCCGCAGCAACGAGCCATGATCCGTACCGACTCCTCTTGCGCCGATGCATCCGGTTCCGGCGCGCTGAACCACTTCCGTTCCGCCGGCCTGGCGCTGTTCCTCGGCCTGTCCTCCCTGGGCGCTCAGGCGCAGCCCTACGACGGCATCCCGGGCCGCGAGTACGAGCACGGGCCCGGACACCGCAAGGGCGGCCCGGGCCACGGCCCCCATGGGCACCATGCCGGCCCGCGCCATGCACCGCCGCCCCCGCCGCAATGGCACCATGCCGGTCCGCGCCACCATCCCGGCCCTCCGCCGCATGCCCGCGCCCATGGCCGCCGTGGTGCAGGCCCGCACCACGACTGGTACCGCGGCAGCCGCGTGCCGCCGATGTACCGGTCGCACCACTACGTGGTGCAGGACTGGCGCGTGCACCACCTGGCGCCCCCGCCGCGCGGCTACCACTGGGTGCAGAACGGCCCCGACTACCTGCTGATCTCGGTCGGTTCCGGCGTCGTCGCGCAGATCGTCTTCCGGTAGCCGGAGGGCATCAGAGCGTCCGTCCGCCCCGGTACATGGCGTGCTGGCGGCGGTTGAGTGTCGTGGCTTCCGCCAGCCTGCCCATCGCCGCGCCGGCATGGGCGTGGGTGATGGCCAGGCCGAGCGCGTCGGCGGCGTCGCTGCCCGGCAGGCCGGGCAGCTGCAGCAGCCGGCGCACCATCTCCTGCACCTGGGATTTGGCCGCGCGGCCATGGCCCACCACGGCCTTCTTCATCTGCAGCGCGGTGTATTCGGCGACGGGCAGCCGGCTGGCCACCAGGGCGGTCACGCAGGCACCCCGCGCCTGCCCGAGCAGCAGGGTGGACTGGGGGTTCACGTTCACGAAGACGATCTCGACCGTGGCCACGTCGGGCTGGTAGCGGGCGGCCACTTCGGTGATG
Proteins encoded in this window:
- a CDS encoding methyl-accepting chemotaxis protein; this encodes MLALNGIGSAIGVVALQRIGASASAMVDRRVATERLVADAHRLQAINAERYKAVALSSEPEVGDILGADIARTQRQYDSLLAQLAERLQGTEDAERIVAVRSAGRDFSQACAELIAARDSGLTERIRKVYGERFVPAATRLLASLDGLSQSQRQAIDAGADEVAGLGAAGRWALLAFGVLSLAAGTLLALWLVRSITRPIAQAGATADRVAGLDLRQEIQGHGRDEAGHMLESLAVMQAALRGLVRRMQSLGQAIRSASSEIAGGNAELSSRTEETAARLQETAAALEHVTLRVAGAADSAQRTEALATEAAQVAREGSGVVGQVEQTMEQIAASSRRIADITGVIDSIAFQTNILALNAAVESARAGEQGRGFAVVAAEVRSLANRSAEAAREIKGLIQSSVQQVQDGAGLARQAGQTMRRVVSTVEDTARTMGEIRSHAQSQNEDIAAIHAAMTRLDEMTQQNAALVEESAAATESLRLQTHDLAQLVSQFVLPAQEPAPAAPPARSALPLPRPQRLLATAG
- the thiC gene encoding phosphomethylpyrimidine synthase ThiC, translating into MNAPDKFAQLLSLTREPFPASTKNYLIGSRPDVRVPVRDIALTNGEQVSVYDTSGPYTDPAAGIDVRRGLPGVRGAWIEGRGDTERYEGRQRVALDDGSRSEDAARLAALRAEAAALQRTPLRARSGANHTGNVTQMHYAKKGIVTPEMEYVALRENGRREWMAQYQQDAAREHRLAGNPMGASIPKIITPEFVRDEVARGRAIIPANINHPEVEPMAIGRNFKVKINANIGNSAVTSSIEEEVEKLVWAIRWGADNVMDLSTGKNIHTTRDWIVRNSPVPIGTVPIYQALEKVGGIAEDLTWEIFRDTLIEQAEQGVDYFTIHAGVRLAFIHLTAQRRTGIVSRGGSIMAKWCMAHHRESFLYEHFEDICDIMKQYDVSFSLGDGLRPGCASDANDEAQFAELRTLGELTQTAWKHDVQTMIEGPGHVPMHMIQANMTEQLKTCHEAPFYTLGPLTIDIAPGYDHIASAIGAAMIGWMGTAMLCYVTPKEHLGLPDRDDVKQGIIAYKIAAHAADVAKGHPGARARDDALSQARFDFRWQDQFNLGLDPETAQQYHDETLPKDSAKVAHFCSMCGPKFCSMKITQEVRDFAARGMQEKAQEFRGTGGELYVPIQPV
- a CDS encoding RcnB family protein, which translates into the protein MIRTDSSCADASGSGALNHFRSAGLALFLGLSSLGAQAQPYDGIPGREYEHGPGHRKGGPGHGPHGHHAGPRHAPPPPPQWHHAGPRHHPGPPPHARAHGRRGAGPHHDWYRGSRVPPMYRSHHYVVQDWRVHHLAPPPRGYHWVQNGPDYLLISVGSGVVAQIVFR
- the ruvC gene encoding crossover junction endodeoxyribonuclease RuvC, which encodes MRILGIDPGLQTTGFGVVDVDGHHLSYVASGTIRTTGAALGDLPGRLKILFDGITEVAARYQPDVATVEIVFVNVNPQSTLLLGQARGACVTALVASRLPVAEYTALQMKKAVVGHGRAAKSQVQEMVRRLLQLPGLPGSDAADALGLAITHAHAGAAMGRLAEATTLNRRQHAMYRGGRTL
- a CDS encoding methyl-accepting chemotaxis protein, which codes for MNTLGRLSIRARLYFGTIFSLVLLVVIGGLGYLALDRTRDTLQVLFSQRVQTLTDMADLRTTLGTLRRTEKDIILNFNNSVEVASQREAWGKTLAALRKSLTAVRQVQAGDAAFVGSIDKALAEIQQYEAGISPIFEQIERAQLDGAGGAAYADRLKGHMEATDQILASLAQSARENMEEARQGVEARTATMSAVIGGGLVLGLAVLIPLTFFSVRSITSSLAQARFLAERIASGDLSHEVRPAQMDEVGQLVVAMGRMQDALRGLVRQVQEASGNISTASTEIASGNHDLSQRTEQTAANLEETASSMEMLAGTVQQSTQSARQASDFASTAAQVAARGGSVVSQVVETMGQITDSSRKIADITGVIDSIAFQTNILALNAAVEAARAGEQGRGFAVVAAEVRTLAQRSASAAKEIKELIGSSVERVESGSRLVSQAGTTMTEIVDSVRRVSEMISEITASSAEQSDNIGQISQSVSQLDQMTQQNAALVEQSTAASESLRDQAVQLIGAVRRFRLDDDDGAVVDTALQAPPPPPGSAPLVPRSQAAALPEPVRGPVAGFVRHEPAA